Proteins encoded in a region of the Candidozyma auris chromosome 7, complete sequence genome:
- the CAP4 gene encoding Cap4p: protein MNPPYWKPDEIETSFRPGANEHNFRPSESDFVVHQPTTPQARSAGTSPQQQHQPPPIPHAAQSVPPSSSQAHISPPANQLPTPQATSVPKSTVHSTPAALSDSPGLEQAPGRSNSVEDALMGTTRKVSTTKRAVQNRNAQRAFRQRREKYVKELEARVAEMSELHKKVEDLQRENRELRDYTMALQSELLKLTHNMNNDHKD from the coding sequence ATGAACCCCCCGTACTGGAAACCAGACGAAATCGAGACCTCCTTCCGTCCTGGTGCCAATGAACACAATTTCAGGCCCTCTGAGCTGGACTTCGTTGTTCACCAGCCAACTACTCCCCAAGCAAGATCAGCGGGCACCTCTCCccagcaacaacaccaacCGCCGCCAATACCACACGCAGCGCAGTCAGTTCCTCCTAGTTCCTCCCAAGCGCATATTCTGCCTCCAGCAAATCAGCTTCCAACGCCACAAGCGACTTCTGTTCCGAAAAGCACGGTGCATTCGACTCCTGCTGCCCTTCTGGATAGTCCAGGGTTAGAGCAAGCTCCTGGCAGAAGCAACTCTGTGGAAGATGCGCTAATGGGCACGACGAGGAAGGTATCTACGACGAAAAGAGCAGTGCAGAACAGAAACGCTCAGCGAGCTTTCAGGCAGCGTCGAGAGAAGTAcgtgaaggagttggaggcACGAGTGGCCGAGATGCTGGAGTTGCacaagaaggtggaggATCTACAACGGGAAAACAGAGAGCTTAGGGACTACACGATGGCACTTCAGAgcgagttgttgaagttgacgCATAATATGAACAATGACCACAAGGATTGA
- the COX6 gene encoding cytochrome c oxidase subunit VI yields MISATLRSALRANVPRTVARSARPSFAMSPLKMTSVRMYSEHHEETFEEFTARYEKEFEEAYDLFEVQRILNNSFSYDLVPAPSVIQKALEACRRVNDYPTAVRTFEALKHKVENKEQYQAYLDELKETREELGIDLKEELYADEA; encoded by the exons ATGATCTCTGCTACGCTTCGTTCTGCCTTGAGGGCCAATGTTCCACGCACTGTCGCCAGAAGCGCCAGACCCTCCTTTGCCATGAGCCCTCTCAAGATGACCTCCGTGAGAATGTACTCTGAGCACCACGAGGAGACATTTGAGGAGTTCACCGCCAG ATACGAGAAGGAATTTGAGGAGGCTTACGACTTGTTTGAGGTTCAGAGaatcttgaacaactctTTCTCTTACGATTTGGTTCCAGCACCATCGGTGATCCAGAAGGCCCTTGAGGCTTGCAGAAGGGTCAACGACTACCCTACTGCCGTGAGAACGTTTGAGGCCTTGAAGCACAAGGTGGAGAATAAGGAACAATATCAGGCCTACTTGgatgagttgaaggagaccagagaagaattggGCATCgacttgaaagaagaattgtATGCTGACGAGGCTTAA
- the PGA33 gene encoding Pga33p yields the protein MSMLWILYIAAAMAADPGIAPIGNGNQRTTETTAPPAGIQVLTATTNTPTTAAALTDTAATTPAAGATTPTTNTATTGTATTGTATTGTATTGTATTGTATTGTATTPTTATTPKEATTPTTATTPAAGAATTPTTTGTGTKTKTDNTSTMNASQLSVWKITNTMNSADLVAWSAAQTAETGTITPTTAPAAAVTSNAGPPDPTGSDRATQAPPPPGLSYITTYRPRTSQPAQAAAATPKASGSGSSSGSGSSSSTSFAAGAPSLAFSGAQLSWLASGLFLLGYAI from the coding sequence ATGAGTATGCTCTGGATTCTTTACATCGCTGCCGCAATGGCCGCTGACCCGGGGATCGCTCCCATCGGTAACGGAAACCAAAGAACAACAGAGACTACAGCGCCTCCAGCTGGAATTCAAGTGCTTACAGCAACCACCAATACACCTACAACGGCTGCTGCTTTGACTGATACGGCTGCTACGACccctgctgctggagcCACAACGCCAACGACCAATACTGCTACAACCGGCACCGCTACAACCGGCACCGCTACAACTGGCACCGCTACAACTGGCACCGCTACAACAGGAACTGCTACAACCGGCACGGCCACTACGCCAACAACGGCCACAACACCCAAAGAGGCTACTACCCCAACTACCGCCACCACTCCAGCTGCTGGTGCGGCTACTACGCCAACAACTACTGGCACTGGAACGAAAACAAAAACAGACAATACCTCCACCATGAACGCTTCCCAGTTGTCCGTCTGgaaaatcaccaacaccaTGAACTCAGCCGACCTCGTTGCTTGGTCTGCTGCACAAACTGCTGAAACAGGCACTATCACGCCTACTACCGCTCCAGCTGCTGCCGTTACTAGTAATGCAGGTCCTCCAGACCCTACTGGATCCGACAGAGCAACCCAggctcctccacctccGGGTCTCTCTTATATCACCACGTACAGACCCAGAACCTCTCAACCAGCCcaggctgctgctgccacGCCAAAGGCCTCTGGATCTGGATCATCGTCTGGATCAGGCTCGAGCTCCTCCACTTCCTTCGCTGCTGGAGCCCCCTCACTCGCTTTCTCGGGCGCCCAGCTCTCTTGGCTTGCGTCTGGCCTCTTTTTGCTCGGATATGCTATCTAA